The Lactobacillus sp. CBA3605 genome contains a region encoding:
- a CDS encoding PadR family transcriptional regulator, with protein sequence MYDLLVLGALLEHDRSGYKLCKVLENALVPRRKISNGVMYPLLDKLAAADDIVFLAATENSRGKRLAHLTPTGKAHLHAMLLAPVPMDAKRESIYRFKFKGMAAETPVVQSQILNDYKNAVLTDLQSYQRIYVHVERKVAAAGSNQDSIDWGLRTLSLQIAESEAKIKWSNQQLEKVQQAIAAHGGITNND encoded by the coding sequence ATGTATGATTTATTGGTATTGGGGGCATTACTTGAGCATGATCGGTCGGGTTATAAGCTGTGTAAAGTGCTCGAGAATGCGCTGGTGCCACGGCGTAAAATCTCAAATGGCGTCATGTATCCCTTGCTGGATAAATTGGCAGCCGCTGATGATATTGTTTTTTTGGCCGCTACCGAAAATTCACGTGGTAAGCGGTTGGCTCATTTGACACCTACTGGCAAGGCGCATTTACATGCGATGTTGTTAGCGCCAGTACCGATGGATGCGAAACGAGAATCCATCTATCGGTTTAAGTTTAAGGGGATGGCAGCGGAAACACCGGTAGTTCAAAGCCAAATTTTGAATGACTATAAAAATGCTGTCTTGACTGATTTACAAAGTTATCAACGGATTTATGTGCATGTAGAAAGAAAAGTAGCAGCAGCAGGCTCAAACCAGGATTCAATCGATTGGGGACTGCGTACACTCAGTTTACAGATTGCTGAGAGTGAAGCTAAAATCAAATGGAGTAATCAACAATTAGAAAAAGTGCAACAAGCGATTGCAGCACATGGAGGAATAACCAACAATGACTAA
- a CDS encoding MFS transporter, with protein MTKEYRKWIGLVALSLGVFMALLDVTIVNVALPTMVRDFNESFNNVQWVLNAYSLVLGVTLLIVSKIGDMYGLKKIFVISLGIFVLASAVNGLAPSLLVLDIGRGVQALGGAGMNALAMALVAVSFKGSQRGVALGILGSVIGLSSASGPLIGGYLVALFGWRSIFYVNIPIGLIAIILTLIYVDEVPDISTSKKIDFIGMFLSAASLFALIYGLISKENHPTWGWTSTHMLLWLGTAVVCFGLFIFVEAHTKQPMVNLTMFKNPHFIGTVIVALTLGAGIYSYNTYLTALMQNYMGYSALDAGVRQLTISIWSLILGPVTGYLGNRYSKKWMISGSLFLGGIGFLMLANAMTVKVSFAQLWPGMVLMGITNGMVNPLLNSAGMEGVAVREMGMASGLINVFRQIGVTLGIVTMGLVQSNVYEQYLTQHFSQAKLPKVSATAIHAALVKAGPFSGHAIAYSHRLSQMPFAKTVQQLVWQAYANGTRAVTLTAAGIVLVGGLCAAIFMRNRQMTH; from the coding sequence ATGACTAAAGAATATCGGAAATGGATTGGGTTAGTTGCTCTATCACTGGGCGTCTTTATGGCACTTTTAGATGTCACGATTGTAAATGTGGCGTTACCAACAATGGTCCGTGATTTTAATGAATCATTTAATAATGTGCAATGGGTGTTAAATGCATATTCGCTAGTTTTAGGGGTCACGCTACTGATCGTGTCTAAAATTGGTGATATGTATGGCTTAAAGAAAATTTTTGTGATTTCACTAGGGATTTTTGTCTTAGCGTCAGCAGTTAACGGACTTGCACCATCTTTGTTAGTCCTCGACATTGGTCGTGGCGTTCAAGCACTTGGTGGTGCTGGGATGAATGCCTTGGCGATGGCACTCGTAGCCGTTAGTTTTAAAGGGAGCCAACGGGGCGTAGCGTTAGGAATTTTAGGATCCGTGATTGGGCTATCTTCAGCTTCAGGGCCACTAATTGGCGGCTATTTGGTGGCGTTATTTGGTTGGCGGTCTATTTTTTACGTCAATATTCCGATTGGATTAATTGCCATTATTTTAACGTTGATTTATGTCGACGAGGTTCCTGATATCAGCACTAGTAAGAAAATTGATTTTATTGGGATGTTTTTGTCAGCAGCGAGCTTATTTGCCTTGATTTATGGGTTGATTTCAAAAGAAAATCATCCAACATGGGGTTGGACAAGCACACATATGTTGCTATGGTTAGGTACTGCGGTCGTATGTTTTGGACTTTTCATTTTTGTGGAAGCCCATACGAAGCAACCCATGGTCAACTTAACCATGTTTAAAAATCCTCATTTTATTGGGACTGTCATTGTTGCCCTAACTTTGGGAGCTGGGATTTATTCGTATAACACTTATCTTACTGCACTCATGCAAAACTATATGGGGTATTCAGCGTTGGATGCGGGGGTCCGGCAATTAACAATCAGTATTTGGTCGCTAATTTTAGGGCCAGTCACAGGGTATTTAGGGAATCGGTATTCTAAGAAATGGATGATTAGCGGTAGCCTGTTCTTGGGCGGCATTGGGTTTTTGATGTTAGCCAATGCCATGACGGTTAAAGTATCTTTTGCGCAATTGTGGCCCGGCATGGTTTTAATGGGGATCACTAACGGTATGGTTAATCCTTTGCTGAATTCTGCGGGTATGGAAGGAGTTGCTGTCCGTGAAATGGGGATGGCATCCGGCTTAATTAATGTCTTTCGGCAGATTGGGGTCACACTTGGTATCGTGACCATGGGCCTAGTTCAAAGTAATGTCTACGAGCAGTATTTAACCCAACATTTCAGTCAGGCTAAGTTACCAAAAGTTTCCGCTACTGCCATCCATGCGGCTTTAGTAAAGGCGGGGCCGTTCTCAGGTCATGCGATTGCTTACAGTCACCGATTGAGTCAAATGCCGTTTGCTAAGACGGTTCAACAACTTGTTTGGCAAGCGTATGCTAATGGGACGCGGGCAGTGACCTTGACTGCGGCCGGCATTGTGCTTGTTGGTGGGTTATGTGCAGCAATCTTTATGCGCAATCGTCAGATGACACATTAG
- the ftsY gene encoding signal recognition particle-docking protein FtsY, translating into MGLFSRLKKAFSLPESEAASSAASTSTGAETTAGNQATSAVTATSTASAETATSTTATIDTPTTPTAVEVTPTSIVPASETSVAPVVSAAADSVDRLATSSASSAAVSLAPASEPAVSEAAEPVAEPTTVAAEPTEAERYDQGLKKSRQTFGDRINNFLANFRHVDEGFFDELEDTLIESDVGYETAMKISDELRDEVKLKNAKSKKEISSVIVEKLVDMYGEAGAGEDNSIHLAESGPTVILFVGVNGAGKTTTIGKMANMYKQQGKKVLLAACDTFRAGAIQQLQVWGKRDGVDVVAGPEKSDPAAVCFDAVKRAKAEDYDILFVDTAGRLQNKVNLMNELEKIKRVITREIPAAPQEVLLVLDATTGQNALNQAKLFKQSTAVTGIVLTKLDGTARGGIVLAIRNELHLAVKYVGLGEKVTDLRPFNANDFVYGLFKDVITG; encoded by the coding sequence ATGGGATTATTTAGTCGCCTCAAAAAAGCATTTAGTTTACCAGAGTCCGAAGCGGCTTCAAGTGCGGCCAGTACAAGTACTGGCGCTGAAACGACGGCTGGCAATCAAGCCACTTCAGCAGTCACTGCTACAAGTACAGCGTCAGCCGAAACTGCAACCAGCACCACGGCAACGATTGATACACCAACGACACCAACGGCTGTTGAAGTTACGCCGACTTCAATAGTACCAGCGAGTGAAACTAGTGTTGCGCCAGTAGTTAGTGCTGCAGCCGACTCAGTTGATCGGCTGGCGACCAGTAGTGCATCATCAGCGGCGGTGTCATTGGCACCTGCAAGTGAACCGGCGGTTAGTGAAGCTGCGGAACCAGTTGCTGAACCGACGACGGTTGCGGCGGAACCTACGGAAGCGGAACGGTATGACCAAGGATTAAAGAAGTCACGTCAAACTTTTGGTGACCGGATTAACAACTTTTTAGCGAATTTCCGGCATGTGGATGAAGGCTTCTTTGATGAATTGGAAGATACACTGATTGAATCCGATGTTGGTTACGAAACGGCGATGAAAATTAGTGATGAGTTACGCGATGAAGTGAAACTCAAAAATGCTAAAAGTAAAAAAGAAATTTCGAGTGTCATTGTTGAAAAGTTAGTCGACATGTACGGTGAAGCCGGCGCCGGTGAAGATAATAGTATTCATTTAGCTGAATCCGGCCCGACTGTGATCTTATTTGTCGGCGTGAATGGCGCTGGTAAAACAACCACAATTGGTAAGATGGCGAATATGTATAAGCAACAGGGCAAAAAAGTGTTGCTAGCGGCTTGTGATACCTTTAGAGCGGGCGCCATTCAACAGTTACAGGTGTGGGGCAAACGTGATGGCGTTGACGTGGTTGCGGGTCCCGAAAAGAGTGATCCGGCGGCCGTTTGTTTTGATGCCGTGAAGCGAGCCAAAGCTGAAGATTATGATATCTTATTCGTCGATACCGCTGGTCGTTTACAAAATAAAGTTAATTTGATGAATGAATTGGAAAAAATTAAGCGGGTGATTACGCGTGAAATTCCAGCGGCACCCCAAGAGGTTTTACTTGTCTTGGATGCGACCACGGGTCAAAATGCGTTGAACCAAGCGAAGTTATTTAAACAATCAACTGCAGTGACGGGCATCGTTTTGACGAAGTTAGACGGTACCGCTCGTGGTGGGATCGTGTTAGCGATTCGTAACGAGTTACATTTAGCGGTTAAATACGTTGGTTTAGGTGAAAAAGTCACTGATTTACGGCCATTTAATGCAAATGACTTTGTTTATGGGCTATTTAAAGACGTGATTACTGGTTAA
- the ffh gene encoding signal recognition particle protein translates to MAFEGLTERLQKAMTNLRRKGKVSESDLRQTMREIRLALLEADVNFTVVKDFVKTVRDRALGAKVLEGLNPAQQIVKIVNEELTKTMGETAVPLNQSDKIPTVIMMAGLQGAGKTTTVGKLALKLKTEQNARPLMIAADIYRPAAIEQLQQVGDQIDVPVFQLGTDVDPVEIVRQGMQQAAANHNDYVFIDTAGRLQIDEQLMNELANIKDLVHPDEILLVIDAMTGQNAVNTAQGFNDKLDVTGVVLTKLDGDTRGGAALSIRAVTGKPIKFVGQGEKMTDLDVFHPDRMADRILGMGDMLTLIEKAQQQYDEKQAEEMNLKIQENSFDFNDFIDQLDQVDKMGSMEDIMKMIPGMANNPAMKNMNMDPKDIAHIRAIVYSMTAKEKTDPDLLNPSRRRRIAAGSGRPVQEVNRMIKQFNQTKKMMNQMSKGNFSGMEGLMGNGVGGKMQQMAMNRMVRQTKKQKKKRLAKAMRRRKR, encoded by the coding sequence ATGGCATTTGAAGGCCTAACAGAACGTTTACAAAAGGCAATGACCAATCTCCGACGGAAAGGGAAAGTTTCCGAAAGCGATTTACGACAAACCATGCGTGAAATTCGGCTGGCACTATTAGAAGCCGATGTTAATTTTACGGTGGTCAAAGATTTTGTTAAAACTGTTCGGGACCGTGCACTCGGAGCTAAAGTTCTCGAAGGGTTGAACCCTGCCCAACAAATCGTCAAGATTGTTAATGAAGAATTAACCAAGACGATGGGTGAGACCGCTGTGCCGTTGAACCAATCAGATAAAATCCCAACCGTCATTATGATGGCTGGGCTGCAAGGGGCCGGTAAAACGACCACAGTTGGGAAACTGGCCTTAAAATTAAAGACCGAACAAAACGCGCGGCCTTTAATGATTGCGGCGGATATTTATCGGCCTGCTGCGATTGAACAATTGCAACAAGTCGGTGATCAAATCGACGTGCCAGTATTCCAATTAGGGACGGACGTTGATCCCGTTGAAATTGTGCGCCAAGGGATGCAACAAGCAGCTGCTAATCATAATGATTATGTCTTTATTGATACAGCTGGGCGGTTACAAATTGATGAACAGCTCATGAATGAATTAGCTAACATTAAGGATTTGGTCCATCCGGACGAAATCCTGTTAGTCATTGATGCAATGACCGGTCAAAATGCAGTTAATACGGCGCAAGGCTTTAATGATAAGCTGGATGTGACTGGGGTCGTCTTGACGAAATTAGATGGCGATACCCGTGGTGGGGCTGCGCTATCTATTCGGGCTGTGACGGGCAAGCCAATCAAGTTCGTTGGTCAAGGCGAAAAGATGACTGACTTAGACGTCTTCCATCCTGACCGCATGGCTGATCGTATCTTAGGTATGGGCGATATGTTGACCTTGATTGAAAAGGCGCAACAGCAATATGATGAAAAACAAGCTGAAGAAATGAATTTAAAGATTCAGGAAAACAGCTTTGATTTTAATGACTTCATCGATCAACTGGATCAAGTTGACAAGATGGGGAGCATGGAAGACATCATGAAGATGATTCCAGGTATGGCGAATAATCCGGCCATGAAGAATATGAATATGGACCCAAAGGATATTGCCCATATCCGAGCCATTGTTTATTCAATGACAGCGAAAGAAAAAACTGATCCTGACTTGTTGAACCCATCCCGGCGCCGGCGAATTGCCGCTGGGTCTGGCCGACCAGTGCAAGAAGTTAATCGGATGATTAAGCAATTCAACCAAACTAAGAAAATGATGAACCAAATGTCTAAAGGTAACTTTTCTGGGATGGAAGGCTTAATGGGCAATGGTGTCGGTGGTAAAATGCAACAGATGGCGATGAATCGAATGGTTCGTCAAACTAAAAAGCAAAAAAAGAAGCGATTAGCCAAGGCAATGCGGCGTCGCAAACGCTAA
- a CDS encoding CsbD family protein, translated as MSLDEKIDSTKDKVSGKAKEVEGKVTGDKARETEGKTEGLIGKAKEKLADAKDSVKGAVDGAKEKLNQSDK; from the coding sequence ATGAGTTTAGATGAAAAGATCGACAGCACTAAAGATAAAGTTAGTGGTAAGGCTAAAGAGGTTGAAGGAAAAGTTACCGGTGATAAAGCCCGCGAAACTGAGGGTAAAACAGAAGGATTGATTGGCAAAGCTAAAGAAAAATTAGCGGATGCCAAAGACTCAGTCAAAGGTGCCGTAGATGGTGCCAAAGAAAAATTAAATCAGTCAGATAAATAG
- a CDS encoding KH domain-containing protein → MADIKALIQTVVTPLVQHPTDIKIGFQETSRYLEYNLTVNPEDIGRVIGRQGRVASAIRTIVYSVRVSGPKRVRLTIEDGQKKNA, encoded by the coding sequence ATGGCAGATATTAAAGCTTTAATCCAAACGGTCGTTACGCCGTTAGTCCAACATCCAACTGATATTAAGATTGGTTTCCAAGAAACTAGTCGTTACTTAGAATATAACTTAACCGTTAATCCTGAGGATATCGGGCGGGTCATTGGTCGACAGGGCCGGGTTGCTTCAGCAATTCGAACGATTGTTTATAGTGTCCGAGTTTCTGGACCTAAACGCGTCCGTCTTACGATCGAAGATGGACAGAAAAAAAACGCTTGA
- the rimM gene encoding ribosome maturation factor RimM (Essential for efficient processing of 16S rRNA) yields the protein MDYYRVGTLVNTHGIRGEVKVVAVTDFPEKRFAKGQQLTLFKDIDDTTGGLTVTITSSRAQKGLFFLTFAGFDNINDVEKYKGWTLKVTADKLQELPAGQYYYHQIVGLKVVTTTGETLGHIKEILAPGANDVWVVQREHGQADVLLPKIPQVIKTVDLATETVTVELMEGLID from the coding sequence ATGGATTATTATCGAGTTGGTACGTTAGTTAATACCCATGGTATCCGTGGTGAAGTGAAGGTCGTCGCAGTAACGGATTTTCCAGAAAAACGTTTTGCCAAAGGGCAACAATTAACGTTATTTAAAGACATCGATGACACTACCGGTGGGTTAACTGTCACTATCACAAGTTCACGAGCACAAAAAGGGTTATTCTTTTTGACCTTTGCTGGCTTTGACAACATAAATGACGTCGAAAAGTATAAAGGTTGGACGTTAAAAGTAACGGCAGATAAGTTACAGGAGTTGCCAGCTGGTCAATATTATTATCACCAAATCGTTGGTCTCAAAGTGGTGACTACGACTGGGGAAACGTTAGGTCATATTAAAGAAATTCTTGCACCTGGCGCCAATGATGTCTGGGTTGTGCAACGCGAACATGGTCAGGCTGACGTCTTGCTACCGAAAATTCCGCAAGTCATTAAAACGGTTGATCTAGCTACTGAAACGGTCACGGTGGAATTGATGGAAGGATTGATTGATTAA
- the rpsP gene encoding 30S ribosomal protein S16, whose protein sequence is MSVKIRLKRMGSKKNPFYRIVVADSRSPRDGRFIAQVGTYNPLTEPAQVKLEEEDILGWLNNGAQPSDTVKNILSKAGIMKKYHEAKFTK, encoded by the coding sequence ATGTCAGTCAAGATTCGTCTAAAGCGGATGGGTTCTAAGAAAAATCCATTTTACCGGATTGTTGTCGCAGACTCACGGTCACCACGTGATGGTCGTTTTATCGCCCAAGTCGGCACATACAACCCACTTACAGAACCAGCCCAAGTTAAACTTGAAGAGGAAGATATCCTCGGTTGGTTGAACAATGGTGCACAACCTTCAGATACGGTTAAGAATATCTTATCAAAAGCCGGTATCATGAAGAAGTATCACGAAGCTAAGTTCACTAAATAA
- a CDS encoding putative DNA-binding protein — protein MEIAKNYRINSLFEFYEPLLTNKQKSYIQLYYGDDYSLGEIAAEFAVSRQAVYDNIKRTEKILEDYETKLHLYQAFVARNHQVDAISDYIKKSYHGDAHLLKMIQQLVNLEADSE, from the coding sequence ATGGAAATTGCAAAGAATTATCGCATCAATTCGTTATTTGAATTCTATGAACCCCTATTAACGAATAAACAAAAAAGTTACATTCAGTTATATTATGGTGACGATTATTCATTAGGTGAAATTGCGGCGGAGTTTGCCGTTTCACGGCAGGCCGTCTATGATAATATCAAGCGAACCGAAAAGATTTTGGAAGATTACGAGACCAAATTGCATCTTTATCAGGCGTTTGTTGCTCGTAATCACCAAGTAGATGCGATTTCTGATTATATAAAAAAGTCTTATCATGGTGATGCACACCTGTTAAAAATGATTCAACAACTAGTCAACTTAGAAGCTGACTCAGAATAA
- a CDS encoding C69 family dipeptidase, translating to MLTHQFNPYSACTSILVGKNATADGSTMIGRNEDSRAAWAKKFVVHAHAEFTTAPTFKSADADHPFELTLPKIRAKYTATPEWTPKFGLFEEDGINEYGVAMSATESAYCNTRVLAADPYVQNGIGEEAMVTVTLPYIHSARAGVERLGHIIETAGTYETNGILFSDAEEVWYMETGAGHYWVAQRIPDDAYAVVANQLAIQEIDLADHENFLYAKGIRDFVVDHQLASMTNGLNFREVFGTADVSDQHYNTPRVWDGQRYFSPEIDQTPESFNLPFIQRANRLIHIDEAQHFLASHYEGTPFDPVGGGSDADKHRYRPISLAKTQESHVLQIRPDQPTATSGIHWLAMGVAAESVYVPFYAGADTTPAAYQLATEKFDPQSAYWIFKHVGVLVDAHYHDLHPQLQTVQQDLAIQLGHHLITTDATLKTLAATALPAALDQANTTAATLALTAMQQLTADLITTSTDLSPLNYQTDLNL from the coding sequence ATGCTGACCCATCAGTTTAATCCTTATTCCGCTTGTACCAGTATCCTAGTCGGTAAAAATGCCACCGCGGATGGCTCGACCATGATTGGCCGCAATGAAGATTCACGAGCCGCTTGGGCGAAAAAATTCGTCGTTCACGCACATGCTGAATTTACCACTGCTCCAACGTTTAAATCGGCGGATGCTGACCATCCGTTTGAGCTGACTTTACCCAAAATCCGTGCTAAATATACCGCCACCCCCGAATGGACCCCGAAGTTTGGGTTATTTGAGGAAGACGGCATTAATGAATATGGCGTCGCTATGAGTGCCACCGAGAGTGCTTATTGTAATACACGGGTCCTCGCCGCCGATCCATACGTGCAAAATGGTATTGGTGAAGAAGCGATGGTTACCGTAACATTACCCTACATTCATTCAGCACGGGCCGGGGTGGAACGCCTCGGTCATATTATTGAAACCGCTGGGACTTATGAGACTAACGGTATTCTTTTTAGCGATGCCGAAGAAGTCTGGTACATGGAAACAGGTGCTGGCCATTATTGGGTGGCCCAACGGATTCCTGACGACGCCTATGCGGTCGTTGCTAACCAGTTAGCTATTCAAGAAATTGATTTAGCCGACCACGAGAATTTCTTATATGCGAAAGGGATTCGTGATTTCGTTGTGGACCATCAGTTAGCCTCAATGACCAACGGCTTGAATTTCCGGGAGGTCTTCGGAACCGCCGACGTTTCAGATCAACACTACAATACCCCTCGCGTTTGGGATGGGCAGCGTTACTTTAGTCCCGAAATCGACCAAACACCTGAATCATTTAACTTACCCTTTATTCAGCGTGCGAACCGATTGATTCATATTGACGAGGCGCAACACTTCTTAGCCTCACACTATGAAGGTACCCCCTTTGATCCCGTTGGCGGTGGTAGTGATGCCGATAAGCACCGCTATCGTCCAATCAGCCTAGCCAAAACTCAGGAATCACACGTCCTGCAAATTCGGCCGGACCAGCCAACCGCAACTAGCGGCATTCACTGGTTAGCGATGGGCGTCGCCGCCGAAAGTGTCTACGTACCCTTTTATGCGGGCGCAGACACTACTCCAGCTGCCTATCAATTAGCGACTGAAAAGTTTGACCCGCAGTCCGCCTATTGGATTTTTAAACACGTTGGCGTCTTAGTCGATGCTCATTATCACGACCTGCATCCCCAATTACAAACCGTACAACAGGATTTAGCGATTCAGCTCGGTCATCACCTAATAACGACGGATGCCACCCTTAAAACCTTAGCAGCGACTGCCTTGCCAGCCGCACTTGATCAAGCCAATACAACTGCGGCAACCTTAGCTTTAACGGCCATGCAACAACTGACGGCCGACTTGATTACCACTAGCACGGACCTGTCACCCTTAAATTATCAAACCGATTTGAATCTATAA
- the trmD gene encoding tRNA (guanosine(37)-N1)-methyltransferase TrmD, producing MRIDILSLFPEMFTGPLHESMIGNAVENQVIDVGVTNFRDYTTDKHRHVDDYPYGGGAGMLLQPQPIFDALADVEAKYPTKGRVILLDPAGYQFTQTVAEDFAKEDHLTFICGHYEGYDERIRSLVTDEVSLGDYVLTGGELGAMVMIDATVRLIPGVLGNVESAPGDSFSSGLLEYPQYTRPADFRGLKVPDILLSGDHGKIADWRLQQALKRTYERRPDMLAKLQLSSKARQLLADIKADAEGL from the coding sequence ATGCGGATTGACATTCTAAGTTTATTTCCAGAGATGTTCACCGGACCATTACATGAATCCATGATTGGCAATGCTGTGGAAAATCAAGTTATTGACGTGGGTGTTACGAACTTTCGCGACTATACGACTGATAAGCATCGACATGTCGACGATTACCCTTATGGGGGTGGTGCGGGGATGCTATTACAACCGCAACCGATTTTTGACGCCTTAGCGGATGTTGAAGCCAAATATCCTACCAAGGGGCGGGTCATTCTACTTGATCCAGCTGGGTATCAGTTCACTCAGACGGTTGCGGAAGACTTTGCCAAAGAAGACCACCTCACGTTTATTTGCGGGCATTATGAGGGTTATGATGAACGTATTCGGTCATTGGTAACTGATGAGGTTTCACTCGGTGATTATGTTTTAACGGGTGGTGAACTAGGCGCCATGGTAATGATTGATGCCACGGTTCGATTAATTCCGGGCGTGTTGGGGAATGTTGAATCAGCACCTGGTGATTCGTTTTCGTCTGGATTATTGGAATATCCACAATACACGCGTCCGGCTGATTTCCGGGGGTTGAAGGTCCCAGATATCTTATTGAGTGGGGACCATGGAAAAATCGCTGACTGGCGGTTACAGCAGGCTTTAAAGCGAACCTATGAACGGCGACCAGATATGCTAGCAAAATTGCAATTGTCGAGTAAGGCCCGGCAATTGTTGGCCGATATTAAGGCGGATGCCGAGGGACTGTAA
- a CDS encoding SPFH domain-containing protein — protein sequence MKEKQVFHINGYIGLVLAILFVFGGGWLVWSGSTTNQLMTVFLGAILIIIAGLGASSLTIVGPNEARVMTFFGKYIGTIRDSGLFMTVPLTSKFSISLRVRNFNSAILKVNDLRGNPVEIAAVIVFKVVDTSMALFAVDDYEQFVQIQSESAVRHVASEYPYDTFDDDKKLTLRSNPTEVSDRLTAELQARLTVAGVEILETRLTHLAYATEIASAMLQRQQSSAILSARKVIVEGAVSITEETIRRLEKDTGMQFSDDKKLQLINNMMVTIISERGSQPIINTSEVK from the coding sequence ATGAAAGAAAAGCAAGTTTTTCATATTAATGGGTATATTGGGTTAGTCTTAGCTATTTTATTTGTTTTCGGTGGTGGCTGGTTAGTCTGGTCGGGAAGCACGACTAATCAGTTGATGACAGTCTTTTTAGGCGCTATTTTAATTATTATTGCGGGTCTTGGTGCAAGCTCGTTAACTATTGTGGGGCCTAATGAGGCACGGGTGATGACCTTTTTTGGAAAATATATTGGCACAATTCGTGATTCTGGCTTATTTATGACAGTCCCCTTAACGAGTAAGTTTTCAATCTCACTAAGAGTACGTAATTTTAATAGTGCCATTTTAAAAGTGAACGATTTACGTGGTAATCCTGTTGAGATTGCGGCTGTCATTGTGTTCAAAGTAGTTGATACCAGTATGGCCTTGTTTGCAGTTGATGATTATGAACAGTTTGTGCAGATTCAGAGTGAATCGGCTGTGCGCCACGTTGCTTCTGAGTATCCCTATGATACTTTTGATGATGACAAGAAGTTAACGTTACGTAGTAATCCAACGGAAGTGTCTGATCGACTAACGGCTGAATTACAGGCACGGTTAACTGTCGCTGGTGTAGAAATCTTAGAAACACGGTTGACTCATTTAGCCTATGCAACTGAAATTGCCAGTGCCATGTTACAGCGCCAACAATCCTCTGCAATTCTTTCGGCGCGTAAGGTGATTGTAGAAGGGGCTGTTTCAATTACGGAAGAGACGATTCGGCGTTTGGAGAAGGATACCGGGATGCAATTTTCAGATGATAAGAAATTACAATTGATAAATAACATGATGGTCACCATTATTTCGGAGCGGGGTTCACAACCGATTATTAATACTTCGGAAGTTAAATAG
- the rplS gene encoding 50S ribosomal protein L19, with product MRQNQLIEKLTNEQLRTDVPDFRAGDTVRIHARVVEGTRERIQLFEGVVIKRHGSGISETYTVRKISNGVGVERTFPLHTPRVASIDVVRQGRVRRAKLYYLRDLHGKAARIPERRRN from the coding sequence ATGCGTCAAAACCAATTGATCGAAAAGCTTACCAATGAACAACTCCGTACGGATGTCCCTGATTTCCGTGCCGGTGATACTGTTCGCATCCATGCCCGAGTTGTTGAAGGCACACGTGAACGGATCCAATTATTTGAAGGTGTCGTTATCAAGCGTCACGGTTCTGGAATTAGCGAAACTTATACAGTTCGTAAAATCAGTAACGGTGTCGGTGTTGAACGGACTTTCCCATTACACACACCACGGGTTGCTTCAATCGATGTTGTCCGTCAAGGTCGTGTTCGTCGTGCTAAGTTATACTACTTACGTGACTTACATGGTAAGGCTGCGCGGATTCCAGAACGTCGCCGTAACTAA